The proteins below come from a single Mucilaginibacter mali genomic window:
- a CDS encoding T9SS type A sorting domain-containing protein gives MKKFLAKPGFEAMFYAGLLLLIVLPAMVFAQSNNKSVNITVVNKDTLINGKRINDLKPDEKKEAKEALATLGAQRMNRTDFVYSLRGVLHGDSIRVNSPSARYRVNGVRLNPATIKIDSNHKMTYFFRDSANKDYGVYSSDRMPNARPDMSRYRMPNVHVDTKDYRMPVVRPGERGVVSLNFNSIDKNGIPTRSNFRISSAMPEMVKKLTGTEVADLLVTDIALVPEFSAGKTFLIFTLPYNTQADVSFTDSDGKTLWNEKSTGNKFNKSFPLPMNGVYYLVVKQGGKSAVRKVVKE, from the coding sequence ATGAAGAAATTTTTAGCAAAGCCCGGCTTCGAAGCCATGTTTTATGCCGGCTTGTTATTACTCATTGTGCTGCCGGCAATGGTATTTGCGCAGAGTAATAATAAATCGGTAAATATCACGGTGGTTAATAAAGATACGCTGATAAACGGAAAAAGGATAAACGACCTGAAGCCAGATGAAAAGAAGGAGGCTAAAGAAGCATTAGCTACTTTAGGCGCCCAACGCATGAACCGCACCGATTTTGTATACAGCCTCCGCGGGGTTTTGCATGGCGACAGTATCCGTGTAAATTCTCCGTCTGCACGTTACCGGGTAAACGGCGTCCGGCTAAATCCTGCAACCATAAAGATCGACAGTAATCACAAGATGACCTATTTTTTCAGGGATAGCGCTAATAAGGATTACGGTGTTTACAGCTCAGACCGTATGCCTAATGCCCGCCCGGATATGAGCCGTTACCGCATGCCCAACGTACATGTTGATACGAAAGACTACCGCATGCCGGTTGTGCGCCCGGGCGAAAGAGGTGTAGTGAGCCTTAATTTTAACAGCATCGACAAAAACGGCATACCTACCCGCAGTAACTTCCGCATATCCTCCGCCATGCCCGAAATGGTGAAGAAACTGACCGGTACCGAGGTTGCCGACTTGCTTGTTACAGATATCGCACTCGTCCCCGAGTTTTCGGCTGGTAAAACCTTTTTGATATTTACGCTGCCTTATAATACCCAGGCCGATGTAAGCTTTACCGACAGCGATGGCAAAACCCTGTGGAACGAAAAAAGCACCGGTAACAAATTCAACAAAAGCTTTCCCCTGCCAATGAATGGTGTTTACTACCTGGTGGTAAAGCAAGGTGGTAAGTCTGCTGTTAGGAAGGTGGTGAAGGAGTAA
- a CDS encoding DUF3127 domain-containing protein, with product MEIKGKVYEVSATQQVTDSLKKRELIIEYIENPQYPEYLKFEAIQDRTALIDAVKVGDDVEVFFNLKGRKWTDKTGKVVYFNTLQLWKLNVLSGAGAASTPEYAPPVDISSAPDDDDLPF from the coding sequence ATGGAGATAAAAGGCAAAGTATACGAAGTGTCGGCTACCCAACAAGTTACCGATTCATTAAAAAAGAGAGAACTTATTATTGAATATATCGAGAACCCGCAATATCCTGAATACCTGAAATTTGAAGCCATACAAGACCGCACCGCTTTAATCGACGCTGTTAAGGTTGGCGACGATGTAGAAGTATTCTTTAACCTGAAGGGCCGCAAATGGACCGATAAAACAGGTAAAGTGGTTTATTTTAACACCCTGCAATTGTGGAAACTGAACGTATTGAGCGGTGCCGGCGCAGCAAGCACACCTGAGTACGCCCCGCCGGTTGATATCAGCTCGGCGCCGGATGATGACGATCTGCCGTTTTAA
- a CDS encoding THUMP domain-containing class I SAM-dependent RNA methyltransferase has translation MQVFHNESKIVITCNKRLSPYLQQEVEELGFTPTRVFQTGVELKGTINDTIPLNLNLRTGSQVLYLLKSFHAANPKELYDQLVEIPWEELIDFTGYFSVTSNVNNEHILTPLFANVKVKDAIVDRIKDKKGLRPNSGPELNKTVVHLYWQDDKADIFLDTSGETLAKHSYRKIPGKAPMLEALAASTIIATNWDRQSSFINPMCGSGTLAIEAALLATDKRPGLFRMNYGFMHIMGYDENVFFVERRKLKDKAKKETGFRIIATDLSADAVDIAQKNAKTAGVEHLIDFAVCDFAETEVPEQPGIVMFNPEYGERLGTHTKLEMTYKRVGDYLKQKCKGYRGYIFTGNADLAKKIGLRASRKIEFYNGKLDCRLFEYELYDGSKREPKQEE, from the coding sequence ATGCAAGTTTTCCACAACGAAAGTAAAATAGTAATTACCTGCAACAAAAGGCTGTCGCCTTACCTGCAGCAGGAGGTTGAAGAATTAGGCTTCACGCCAACCCGCGTTTTCCAAACCGGCGTTGAGCTGAAGGGCACTATAAACGATACCATTCCGCTCAACCTGAATTTAAGAACAGGCAGCCAGGTTTTGTACCTGCTGAAAAGCTTCCACGCGGCAAATCCCAAGGAATTGTACGACCAGTTGGTGGAGATCCCCTGGGAAGAACTGATAGACTTTACCGGCTATTTCTCGGTAACATCAAACGTAAATAACGAACATATCCTTACCCCGCTGTTTGCCAACGTAAAGGTTAAGGATGCCATTGTTGACCGTATAAAGGATAAAAAAGGCCTGCGCCCAAACTCGGGGCCCGAACTGAATAAAACCGTTGTGCACCTGTACTGGCAGGATGATAAGGCAGATATATTTTTAGATACCAGCGGCGAAACCCTGGCCAAGCATAGCTACCGCAAGATCCCGGGCAAGGCCCCCATGCTGGAAGCGCTGGCCGCATCGACCATTATTGCTACTAACTGGGACAGGCAAAGCAGCTTCATCAACCCCATGTGTGGTTCGGGTACGCTGGCTATCGAGGCGGCCTTACTGGCTACCGATAAACGCCCGGGGCTGTTCCGCATGAACTATGGCTTTATGCATATTATGGGGTATGATGAGAACGTGTTTTTTGTGGAACGCCGTAAGCTAAAGGATAAGGCGAAAAAGGAAACCGGCTTCCGCATCATCGCTACCGACCTCTCGGCCGACGCGGTTGACATCGCCCAAAAAAATGCAAAAACCGCCGGTGTAGAACATTTAATTGATTTTGCTGTTTGTGATTTTGCAGAGACGGAAGTGCCCGAACAACCGGGCATTGTAATGTTTAACCCCGAATATGGCGAACGCTTAGGCACGCATACCAAGCTGGAGATGACTTACAAACGCGTTGGCGACTATCTGAAACAGAAATGTAAAGGCTACCGGGGCTATATTTTTACCGGTAATGCCGATCTGGCTAAAAAGATAGGCCTGCGCGCGTCGCGCAAAATTGAGTTTTACAATGGCAAGCTGGATTGCCGCCTGTTTGAGTACGAATTGTACGACGGCAGCAAGCGCGAACCAAAGCAAGAAGAGTAA
- a CDS encoding helix-turn-helix domain-containing protein: protein MKDMLENKIRAVATNIRKIRESKDFTQDYLAVKLAISQNAYSKIELGYTKITVERLFQIAQILEVSPISLIDFDKEKPVLANAG, encoded by the coding sequence ATGAAAGACATGCTGGAAAACAAGATCAGGGCGGTTGCCACCAATATCCGTAAGATCAGGGAATCGAAAGATTTTACCCAGGATTATTTAGCGGTCAAATTGGCTATTTCGCAAAACGCCTATAGCAAAATTGAATTGGGTTATACCAAGATCACCGTAGAGCGACTCTTCCAAATAGCGCAAATACTGGAAGTAAGCCCTATAAGCCTGATCGATTTCGATAAAGAAAAACCGGTTTTAGCTAACGCCGGTTAG
- a CDS encoding HD domain-containing protein codes for MMQPEDIIQQTAQYVKQTLQNAEGGHDWWHIHRVWTNAKRILQTEQADRLIVELAALLHDIADSKFHGGDEEIGPRTATAYLQSINVDAHVVEHVEMIIRHMSFKAGFDGLVFYSTEMGIVQDADRLDAIGAIGIARAFTYGGFKGREIYNPEIEPNLNMSKEEYKNTAAPSINHFYEKLLLLKDKMNTATGKQMAQQRHQFMEQYLQQFYIEVK; via the coding sequence ATGATGCAGCCCGAAGATATTATCCAGCAAACAGCGCAATACGTAAAGCAAACCCTGCAAAACGCCGAAGGCGGCCACGACTGGTGGCACATTCATCGTGTATGGACAAACGCCAAACGCATCCTGCAAACCGAACAAGCCGACCGGCTTATTGTTGAACTGGCCGCCCTGCTGCACGATATTGCCGACAGCAAATTTCATGGCGGCGATGAAGAGATCGGCCCGCGCACCGCTACCGCTTATCTTCAAAGTATTAATGTTGATGCCCATGTGGTTGAACATGTAGAAATGATCATCCGCCATATGTCGTTCAAGGCCGGGTTTGACGGCCTGGTTTTTTACTCAACCGAAATGGGCATTGTTCAGGATGCCGACCGGCTGGATGCCATTGGTGCTATTGGCATCGCGCGTGCATTTACCTACGGCGGATTTAAAGGCCGCGAGATCTATAACCCCGAGATAGAGCCAAACCTGAACATGAGCAAGGAGGAATATAAAAATACCGCCGCGCCCTCCATCAACCATTTTTATGAGAAACTTTTGCTGCTTAAGGATAAGATGAACACTGCCACCGGCAAGCAAATGGCCCAACAGCGGCATCAGTTTATGGAGCAATATCTACAGCAGTTTTATATCGAAGTAAAATAA
- a CDS encoding carbohydrate porin, which yields MNKLLLITTALIGTCGVAQAQDTVKQQRFNLHFQQTIITQNKPSFSAKYSGDNSLQTVGETQTSLTTSFYGGARLWKGAQVYFNPEMSGGAGLSKTLGVAGFPNGETFRVGGDAPKIYIARLFYTQNFEWGKDKDVVDDEANQLAGTLSKRHFSFTIGKFGMADYFDANGYSHDPRTQFMNWSLMSNGAWDYPANTRGYVMGLYTEFAQPSWSLRFAFTMVTTEANGATWDAKIGKANSQTLEFEKRYSVNGLPGAFRILGFNNNGKMGSYADALKRNPVNPEVDTLLTYGHRKFGFGINAEQQLTSDLGAFAKLSYNDGKTQTWFFTEIDRSFSLGAVLKGTSWKRADDELGLAFVANGISKPHRDYLAAGGYGFIIGDGKLNYSSELVAEMYYKIHASKAIALSPGYQFIANPAYNKDRGPVNVFSVRMHVEF from the coding sequence ATGAATAAACTATTACTAATCACCACAGCTTTAATAGGCACTTGCGGCGTTGCACAGGCGCAGGATACCGTGAAGCAGCAGCGTTTTAACCTGCACTTTCAGCAAACCATCATCACCCAAAACAAGCCATCGTTCAGCGCTAAGTACAGCGGCGATAACAGCTTACAAACTGTAGGCGAAACTCAAACATCCCTAACCACATCTTTTTATGGCGGTGCGCGCTTGTGGAAAGGCGCGCAGGTTTACTTCAACCCCGAAATGTCGGGCGGGGCTGGTTTAAGCAAAACGCTTGGCGTAGCCGGCTTCCCTAATGGAGAAACTTTTCGTGTAGGTGGCGACGCGCCAAAAATTTACATCGCCCGTTTATTCTACACTCAAAACTTTGAATGGGGCAAGGATAAGGATGTTGTTGACGATGAGGCCAACCAATTGGCCGGCACTTTAAGCAAGCGCCACTTCAGCTTTACCATCGGCAAGTTTGGCATGGCCGATTATTTTGATGCCAACGGTTACAGTCACGATCCGCGTACACAATTCATGAACTGGTCGCTGATGAGCAACGGCGCCTGGGATTACCCGGCCAATACACGCGGCTACGTGATGGGCTTGTATACCGAATTTGCCCAGCCATCGTGGTCCTTGCGCTTCGCCTTTACCATGGTAACCACCGAAGCCAATGGCGCTACCTGGGACGCAAAAATTGGCAAAGCCAACTCGCAAACCTTAGAGTTTGAGAAACGCTACAGCGTAAACGGCCTGCCTGGCGCGTTCCGCATATTGGGTTTTAATAACAACGGTAAAATGGGCAGCTATGCCGATGCGCTGAAACGTAACCCGGTAAACCCCGAAGTAGATACCCTGCTTACCTATGGCCACCGCAAGTTTGGCTTCGGTATAAATGCCGAGCAGCAGTTAACCAGCGATTTGGGCGCATTCGCCAAACTAAGCTATAACGATGGCAAAACCCAAACCTGGTTCTTTACCGAGATAGACCGCTCGTTTAGCCTGGGCGCTGTACTAAAAGGCACCTCGTGGAAGCGCGCCGACGACGAACTGGGCCTGGCTTTTGTGGCTAATGGTATCTCTAAACCACACCGCGATTATTTGGCCGCCGGTGGTTACGGTTTCATTATTGGCGATGGCAAGCTGAATTACAGCAGCGAGCTGGTGGCCGAAATGTATTATAAGATCCATGCCTCAAAAGCTATCGCTTTAAGCCCCGGCTACCAGTTTATCGCCAACCCGGCTTATAATAAAGACCGCGGACCCGTAAACGTATTCTCGGTAAGGATGCACGTAGAGTTTTGA
- a CDS encoding lysophospholipid acyltransferase family protein, which yields MAKKAFSVLALGLLYLVSLLPFWLLYIIADGIFVILYYVVRYRRKVIDNNLENSFPEKTKTERDTIRKQYTRYLASMMVETIKLLTISQKEVTKRVKVPNPELITEAFAKGQSVIGILGHYGNWEMNALRFSQLYNERRIIVYKPLSNKLFNNIFLKMRSKFGATLVSMKDTMRKLVTYKNERTVTVLVGDQTPARPDVKYFTNFLNQQTAVFLGAEKLAKLTNSVVVFCDIRVIKRGYYQCTFVPLFANPKQTTGHEITNAHVQYLEQVIRQQPQYWLWSHRRWKFAPGDIVNAASL from the coding sequence ATGGCGAAGAAAGCTTTTTCCGTATTGGCACTGGGTCTGCTCTACCTGGTATCGTTATTGCCCTTTTGGCTGCTGTATATTATTGCCGATGGGATCTTTGTGATATTGTATTATGTTGTGCGCTACCGGCGCAAGGTGATCGACAATAACCTCGAAAATTCGTTCCCCGAAAAAACGAAGACTGAACGGGATACCATCCGCAAACAATACACGCGCTACCTGGCCAGCATGATGGTGGAAACCATTAAGCTGCTCACCATATCTCAAAAGGAAGTTACCAAAAGGGTAAAGGTGCCCAATCCCGAACTGATCACTGAGGCATTTGCTAAAGGACAAAGCGTTATCGGCATATTGGGGCACTATGGCAATTGGGAAATGAACGCGCTGAGGTTTAGCCAGCTTTATAACGAGCGGCGTATTATTGTGTACAAGCCCCTAAGCAACAAGCTTTTTAATAATATCTTCCTCAAAATGCGATCGAAGTTTGGGGCTACGCTGGTGAGCATGAAGGATACCATGCGCAAGCTGGTTACTTATAAAAACGAGCGCACGGTAACCGTTCTGGTGGGCGACCAAACCCCGGCCCGCCCCGATGTGAAGTATTTCACCAATTTCCTTAATCAGCAAACGGCCGTATTTTTAGGTGCCGAAAAACTGGCCAAGCTCACCAACAGCGTAGTGGTATTTTGCGATATCAGGGTGATCAAACGCGGCTACTACCAGTGCACCTTTGTGCCGTTGTTTGCAAACCCCAAACAAACCACCGGCCATGAGATCACCAACGCCCACGTGCAATACCTGGAACAGGTGATCCGCCAGCAGCCGCAATACTGGTTATGGTCGCACCGCAGGTGGAAGTTTGCGCCGGGAGATATTGTAAATGCAGCGTCGCTTTAA
- a CDS encoding alpha-amylase family protein, protein MDRRNFVKLSAAAAATVLFRRVTYANGNAALIGQPNDVWAQAGGDWVQLKASGNNSFVYKDISVSLSGGGNATAVSIQSAETALGAIRLKWKHDTATSAKTMGDHFERTYGDMAWKNLDGVAKNPWYVLINDGSHTACFGVKTGCNTICWWTAGPDSLELILDTRSGGNGVQLGGRKLHAADIVTMEGTASENAFATARRFCKMMCDKPRLPKLPVYGINDWYYAYGNNNPKLIRETTAIMAELATDTNNRPFSVIDAGWAEYSPLLPGDGGWNEDYSKPNDKFKDMHAMSVEIKKLGMRPGLWIRPLCARHDEKTSLLAPKIPGRDDPKAPVLDPTIPENIERIKNYFSFYKAWEIEMVKHDYTTYDIFGRWGISMKKDLTTPNWSFNNKTKTNAEIINHLYGSIREAAGKGIYIIGCNTISHLSAGQFELNRIGDDTSGKEWNRTRKMGVNTMGFRMVQHNNFYAVDGDCVGLTADISWERNKQWMQLLAESSAPLFISAQPDILNADKKAFIKDCFTRAAKPQPIGEPLDWMTNPAPAKWKLNNREVDFDWS, encoded by the coding sequence ATGGACAGGCGAAACTTTGTAAAACTATCTGCCGCGGCGGCCGCGACCGTATTATTCAGGCGGGTTACTTATGCTAACGGCAATGCTGCCCTTATCGGTCAGCCCAACGATGTTTGGGCGCAGGCGGGCGGCGATTGGGTGCAGCTTAAAGCATCGGGCAATAATAGCTTTGTGTATAAAGATATATCGGTAAGCCTGTCTGGCGGTGGTAATGCTACCGCTGTATCTATCCAATCGGCGGAGACGGCATTGGGCGCCATCAGGCTAAAATGGAAGCATGATACGGCAACATCGGCCAAAACAATGGGCGATCACTTTGAGCGCACCTACGGCGATATGGCCTGGAAAAATCTGGACGGCGTTGCGAAAAACCCGTGGTATGTTTTAATAAACGATGGCAGCCATACTGCCTGCTTTGGCGTGAAAACCGGCTGCAATACCATTTGCTGGTGGACAGCCGGCCCGGATAGCCTGGAGCTGATTTTGGATACCCGTTCAGGCGGTAACGGCGTTCAACTGGGCGGGCGCAAGCTGCACGCGGCCGATATTGTAACGATGGAGGGGACGGCATCGGAAAATGCCTTTGCAACCGCCCGTCGCTTCTGCAAAATGATGTGCGATAAGCCGCGACTGCCCAAACTGCCGGTTTATGGTATTAACGACTGGTATTATGCCTACGGTAATAACAACCCCAAACTCATCCGCGAAACGACAGCGATAATGGCCGAACTGGCTACGGATACCAATAACCGCCCCTTCTCGGTAATTGATGCAGGCTGGGCCGAATACTCGCCACTATTACCCGGCGATGGCGGCTGGAACGAGGATTACAGTAAACCGAACGATAAGTTTAAAGACATGCATGCCATGTCGGTAGAGATAAAAAAGCTGGGCATGCGCCCCGGCCTGTGGATCCGGCCCCTATGCGCCCGGCATGATGAAAAAACCAGTCTGCTGGCGCCGAAGATCCCTGGGCGCGATGATCCTAAAGCCCCGGTGCTTGATCCTACCATCCCCGAAAATATCGAACGGATCAAAAACTACTTCAGCTTTTACAAAGCCTGGGAGATAGAGATGGTAAAGCACGATTATACCACCTACGATATTTTTGGCCGCTGGGGCATCAGCATGAAAAAGGACTTGACCACGCCCAACTGGAGCTTTAACAATAAAACCAAAACCAATGCCGAGATCATCAACCACCTGTATGGATCGATACGCGAGGCGGCGGGCAAGGGTATTTACATTATCGGCTGTAATACCATAAGCCACCTATCGGCAGGGCAGTTTGAACTGAACCGCATTGGCGACGATACCAGCGGAAAGGAATGGAACCGTACCCGCAAAATGGGCGTAAACACCATGGGCTTCCGCATGGTGCAGCACAATAATTTTTACGCTGTTGATGGCGATTGTGTTGGCCTCACCGCCGATATATCATGGGAACGCAACAAGCAATGGATGCAGCTATTGGCCGAAAGCAGCGCGCCGCTGTTCATATCTGCCCAGCCGGATATATTGAACGCGGATAAAAAGGCATTTATAAAGGATTGCTTTACCAGGGCGGCCAAACCACAACCAATTGGAGAGCCGTTAGACTGGATGACCAACCCTGCTCCTGCGAAGTGGAAATTGAATAACCGCGAGGTGGATTTTGATTGGAGTTGA
- a CDS encoding UbiA family prenyltransferase, with translation MKIKQLIPTRSAIAHLRFVFSLFLFPVYLFAISQTHDIQISKALLIFFIWHFLAFPASNGYNSYFDRDEESIALLKHPPKVDHSLYYFSLFMEMVAFILGTYVDWLFAFAVLIYGIMSKLYSHPSTRLKKYPFISFLVVFFFQGGFIYWSTHFGLTGDNLWVGWNQHLLIAGAICSCLIGASYPLTQIYQHKEDRSRGDRTLSILLGYKGTFLFSGALFVTGLWLIYQYWLPTHTPQYFELFLKCTAPIALFFLYWFIRVIQSRRNASFANAMRMNFLSAICMVVYFGWLVWLK, from the coding sequence ATGAAAATAAAACAACTGATACCTACCCGCTCGGCTATTGCCCACCTGCGTTTTGTGTTTTCGTTGTTTTTATTCCCGGTGTACCTGTTCGCTATCAGTCAGACTCATGATATCCAAATAAGTAAAGCCCTGCTGATTTTTTTTATCTGGCATTTCCTGGCGTTTCCGGCCAGCAACGGCTATAACAGTTACTTCGATCGCGATGAGGAAAGCATCGCCCTGCTGAAGCATCCCCCAAAGGTAGATCACAGCCTGTATTACTTCTCGCTTTTTATGGAGATGGTCGCCTTTATTTTGGGCACTTATGTCGATTGGCTCTTCGCCTTCGCGGTGCTCATCTACGGCATTATGTCTAAGCTATACAGCCACCCATCTACCCGGTTAAAAAAATACCCGTTCATCAGCTTTTTGGTTGTGTTCTTTTTCCAGGGCGGCTTTATTTACTGGAGCACCCATTTTGGCCTTACCGGCGATAACCTTTGGGTTGGCTGGAACCAGCATTTGCTGATAGCCGGCGCCATATGCTCGTGCCTCATCGGCGCATCGTACCCGCTTACGCAAATTTATCAACATAAGGAAGACCGCAGCCGCGGCGACCGCACGCTAAGCATTTTGCTGGGTTATAAAGGTACCTTCCTGTTCTCGGGGGCGCTTTTTGTTACCGGCCTGTGGCTTATCTATCAATACTGGTTACCTACTCACACCCCCCAATATTTCGAGCTGTTTTTAAAATGTACCGCGCCGATAGCGCTGTTTTTTCTCTACTGGTTTATCCGGGTCATCCAATCGCGGCGTAATGCCAGCTTTGCCAATGCCATGCGTATGAATTTTTTGAGCGCCATTTGCATGGTCGTTTATTTCGGATGGCTGGTGTGGTTGAAGTGA
- a CDS encoding YceI family protein: protein MKKFILLAIAAAFANLAPAQTKHKVTASTITFKIKNMGINTGGNISGLVADINFSKDRPEASSIEASVDAGTLNTDNDMRDKHIKSEDYFDAAKYPKITMKSTSIKHRSGNNFVGTFNVTIKDKTKSIDVPFTYVVNGNTAEFKGSLKIQRTDFGIGSSGLVLANEATIDIDVQTTPS, encoded by the coding sequence ATGAAGAAGTTTATCCTATTGGCTATTGCAGCAGCTTTTGCAAACCTTGCCCCCGCGCAAACCAAACATAAGGTTACCGCGTCTACCATTACCTTTAAGATCAAAAATATGGGCATCAATACCGGCGGCAATATCAGCGGCTTGGTAGCCGATATCAATTTTAGCAAAGACAGGCCCGAAGCCAGCAGCATCGAGGCTTCTGTTGATGCCGGCACACTGAATACCGACAACGATATGCGCGACAAGCATATTAAGAGCGAAGATTACTTCGACGCGGCCAAATACCCTAAGATCACCATGAAATCAACCTCGATAAAACATCGCAGCGGAAACAACTTTGTGGGCACTTTCAACGTAACTATTAAAGATAAAACAAAATCGATAGATGTGCCTTTTACTTATGTGGTTAACGGTAACACCGCCGAGTTTAAGGGCAGCCTTAAAATTCAGCGTACCGATTTTGGCATCGGCAGCAGCGGCCTGGTTTTAGCCAACGAAGCCACTATAGATATAGACGTACAAACAACACCCAGTTAA
- a CDS encoding type III polyketide synthase, with product MSTCISAIGIANPAHRFKQSKIYQFMADASGLDENNRGRLKGIYDNSGIGYRYSVIPDYGADSPEDHSFFPKSADLEPFVSTQQRMAIYQQEAVKIAADAARNCLKGFPDDITQQITHLITVSCTGMYAPGLDIDLVEHLGLKTNTQRTCITFMGCYGAINGLKTADYICRADPKAKVLVVSVELCTLHFQKENTLDNWVANSIFSDGAAAVLLEGTEHRLKPGPCLELKHFYAEFMPNARNDMGWYVGNTGFEMRLSSKVSKLIKNNLGGVFERLKKSINPGGHVHFDAYAMHPGGRKILESIEEALDLPEESNTFSYEVLQKYGNMSSATVLFVLHRVLQNTVKSNQQILSFAFGPGLTAEGMVMASHAA from the coding sequence ATGAGCACCTGCATCAGCGCCATAGGTATAGCCAACCCGGCACACCGGTTTAAGCAAAGTAAAATATACCAGTTTATGGCCGATGCATCGGGCCTGGATGAGAATAACCGGGGCAGGTTAAAAGGCATTTATGATAACTCGGGGATCGGGTACCGCTACTCTGTCATCCCCGATTACGGCGCTGATAGCCCGGAAGATCACAGCTTCTTCCCCAAATCGGCCGACCTGGAGCCATTTGTATCCACCCAGCAGCGGATGGCTATTTATCAGCAGGAAGCCGTTAAGATAGCCGCTGATGCCGCGCGAAATTGCTTAAAAGGTTTTCCGGATGATATCACGCAGCAGATCACCCACTTGATTACGGTTAGCTGCACCGGCATGTATGCCCCCGGGCTGGATATCGACCTGGTGGAACATCTGGGTTTAAAAACCAATACCCAGCGCACCTGCATTACTTTTATGGGTTGCTACGGCGCCATTAACGGATTAAAAACGGCCGATTACATTTGCCGCGCTGACCCAAAGGCCAAAGTACTGGTGGTAAGCGTTGAGCTTTGCACCCTCCATTTTCAAAAAGAAAATACGCTTGATAACTGGGTGGCTAATTCCATCTTCAGCGATGGGGCCGCGGCCGTTTTGTTAGAAGGAACAGAACATCGCCTGAAACCCGGTCCTTGTCTTGAGCTGAAACATTTTTACGCCGAATTTATGCCCAATGCCCGTAACGATATGGGCTGGTACGTAGGCAATACCGGTTTTGAGATGCGGCTAAGCAGTAAGGTATCTAAGCTGATCAAAAACAATTTGGGTGGCGTATTCGAACGCCTGAAGAAAAGCATCAACCCCGGCGGCCATGTGCATTTTGATGCCTACGCCATGCACCCCGGCGGCCGGAAGATCCTGGAATCGATAGAAGAGGCGCTGGACCTGCCAGAAGAAAGCAATACATTCTCGTACGAGGTGCTGCAAAAGTACGGCAATATGTCGTCGGCTACGGTGTTGTTTGTACTGCACAGGGTTTTGCAAAACACCGTTAAAAGTAATCAACAGATCCTAAGCTTTGCCTTTGGCCCGGGTTTAACGGCCGAGGGCATGGTGATGGCCTCGCACGCGGCATGA